In Carya illinoinensis cultivar Pawnee chromosome 7, C.illinoinensisPawnee_v1, whole genome shotgun sequence, the following are encoded in one genomic region:
- the LOC122316440 gene encoding peptide methionine sulfoxide reductase A5 isoform X3 — translation MAFLRSSSAHEILTLVLLAASLTDISQCIRIPDRTSEAARDPPNSQTLKSAVFALGSFWRSEAVFGCLNGVVRTTVGYAGGSKSNPEYRSFGDHAESVQVEYDPRLINFRQLLEVFWSSHDSRQVFGQGPDVGNQYSRSIIFTNGNEESRLAAISKEREQTKSKSSIVTTQIQQLRTFYPAEPEHQSSSKGAVHGTRVYSAKVGPKGPALVRFPEIKKKKKIPELLMSSLITVLKSIIRSNLIQYNG, via the exons ATGGCTTTTCTACGGAGTAGCAGCGCTCATGAAATATTAACCTTGGTTCTCCTCGCTGCCTCCTTGACCGATATATCTCAGTGCATCAGAATCCCGGATCGGACTTCGGAAGCGGCGAGGGACCCACCAAACAGCCAGACCTTGAAAAGCGCGGTCTTTGCTCTCGGGAGCTTCTGGAGATCCGAGGCCGTATTCGGATGCTTGAACGGCGTCGTACGGACCACCGTCGGATACGCTGGCGGATCCAAATCGAACCCAGAGTACCGAAGCTTTGGCGACCATGCCGAGTCCGTCCAG GTTGAATATGATCCCAGGCTAATTAATTTCAGACAACTTTTGGAGGTTTTTTGGTCTAGTCATGATTCTAGGCAGGTATTTGGGCAAGGCCCTGATGTGGGTAACCAATACAG CAGGTCTATTATTTTCACGAATGGAAATGAAGAATCTAGATTGGCTGCAataagcaaagagagagagcaaaCAAAGTCAAAAAGCAGCATTGTGACTACTCAGATTCAACAGCTTAGAACATTTTATCCTGCAGAGCCTGAACATCAG AGCTCTTCCAAGGGTGCAGTGCACGGGACCAGAGTTTACTCTGCAAAGGTGGGTccgaagggccctgccttggtgAGGTTCCccgagattaaaaaaaaaaaaaaaatcccagagCTGCTAATGTCCTCCCTGATTACTGTTCTTAAGAGCATAATACGTTCCAATTTGATACAATATAACGGCTGA
- the LOC122316143 gene encoding uncharacterized protein LOC122316143, producing MEDLEEKWKELKLREEEKMVIEIDDEVPRDLLMKEQRTLLEKFCSNRLISKEVVESTLAKVWRISKQAQFTEVSPNIFAIVFDNIADKQKVWSGRPWLFDNQLILLKEFDGFTPLKQVNFNSESFWVRFHNLPLSCMTEVRGEQIGSTVQRVERVDVQKDGSGWGKFLRVQIHMDLHQPLARGRTLMVKGKDIWIPFSYEKMPRICFSYGCIEHGNNECKEGGSQAGVDNQYGQWLRATQAFRNNFFMNVPKEVKRGISGGRRRNTGIKMKEVGEVTKKRVVGKGKKV from the coding sequence ATGGAAGATTTGGAGGAAAAATGGAAGGAACTGAAGCtgagagaagaggaaaaaatggTGATAGAGATTGATGATGAGGTACCGAGAGATTTATTGATGAAAGAACAGAGGACTCTACTCGAGAAATTCTGCTCAAATCGGTTGATTAGCAAGGAGGTGGTGGAAAGCACATTGGCCAAAGTCTGGAGAATCAGCAAGCAAGCTCAGTTCACTGAGGTGAGTCCCAATATTTTTGCCATAGTTTTTGACAACATTGCTGATAAACAGAAGGTCTGGTCAGGTCGACCATGGCTGTTTGATAATCAATTAATACTATTAAAGGAATTTGATGGATTTACGCCATTAAAACAAGTGAACTTCAATTCTGAGAGTTTCTGGGTAAGGTTTCATAACCTGCCGCTGTCTTGTATGACGGAAGTACGTGGAGAACAGATTGGAAGTACGGTGCAAAGGGTGGAAAGAGTGGATGTGCAGAAAGATGGTAGTGGATGGGGGAAGTTCTTGAGAGTTCAGATTCACATGGATCTTCACCAACCTCTAGCAAGAGGGAGAACTTTGATGGTTAAAGGCAAAGACATATGGATTCCTTTTAGCTATGAAAAAATGCCCAGAATATGCTTCTCGTATGGTTGTATTGAGCATGGGAACAATGAGTGTAAAGAAGGGGGAAGCCAGGCAGGGGTAGATAATCAATATGGCCAGTGGTTGAGGGCTACGCAGGCCTTTAGAAATAACTTTTTTATGAATGTACCAAAAGAAGTGAAGAGGGGAATAAGTGGTGGAAGGAGAAGGAATACAGGTATCAAGATGAAGGAAGTAGGGGAAGTAACAAAGAAGAGGGTAGTAGGGAAAGGGAAGAAAGTATAG
- the LOC122316144 gene encoding uncharacterized protein LOC122316144, with protein sequence MVLRRAWGNNGSLNQTVIGLLNNSRMAFQIWSKMKKQRNGKEVEEKTKLLQRLQAEESNENVEEIRKITTELHSLLENEDLWWKQRAKTDWYKHGDRNTKYFNACANQRRKRNFIKEVEDESNNMACGYIQVEEIFRKYFGNVFQSTQPSKVEIESCLVGMDRRVTERMNERLSRRFTAIEVEQAVKQMAPLKAPSPDGFGPCFYQNHWGIVSEEVIKAALAILNGSPLDHNLNYTYLALIPKTKSPRKVTEYRPISLCNVLYKIVSKTITNRTKIEEWRRIQGASQVYEKASGQFLNKEKTAVFFSRNSYQAIKEVGQNFVCGTYEKYLGLPAIVGRSKFNTFRSLKERILQKIVSWENKFLSQVGKEVLIKAVLQSIPTYTMGVFKLPSRLCKDINGMFSKFWWGKQQEGREMIWRKWERLSVQIGKWGMGFRDLESFNTALLAKQGWRILKYPLNLVAIIFREKYFKKESFMEAKLGSQPFLIWRIIWSARNLLKEGLRWRVGDEIWGSKWVPSPISYAVQSPVKLLKEDAKVEELINLRERNQGESSAEERKDDRWNRIWELKVPGVTKLFICGELQIICYPQKKTCIRGR encoded by the exons ATGGTGTTAAGGAGAGCTTGGGGTAACAATGGATCACTGAACCAAACTGTTATAGGCTTGCTGAATAATAGTAGAATGGCCTTTCAGATCTGGAGTAAGATGAAGAAACAGAGGAATGGGAAAGAGgtggaagaaaaaacaaagcttTTACAGAGGTTACAGGCTGAGGAAAGCAATGAAAACGTGGAGGAAATAAGGAAAATAACTACAGAACTGCATTCTTTGTTAGAAAATGAGGATCTCTggtggaaacaaagggctaaAACAGATTGGTACAAGCAtggagatagaaatacaaagtaTTTCAATGCTTGTGctaatcaaagaagaaaaagaaactttatTAAAGAAGTGGAGGATGAGAGTAACAACATGGCTTGTGGATACATTCAGGTGGAAGAAATTTTTAGGAAGTATTTTGGCAATGTTTTTCAATCTACACAGCCAAGTAAGGTTGAGATTGAATCTTGTCTGGTGGGTATGGATAGAAGGGTTACTGAGAGGATGAATGAGAGGCTGTCAAGAAGATTCACAGCAATAGAAGTGGAGCAAGCAGTGAAACAGATGGCACCATTGAAAGCACCAAGCCCAGATGGTTTTGGACCATGCTTCTATCAAAATCACTGGGGTATAGTGTCAGAAGAAGTAATCAAAGCAGCCTTGGCAATCCTGAATGGTAGTCCTTTGGATCATAACCTCAATTATACCTATCTAGCCTTGATCCCAAAGACAAAGTCCCCTAGAAAAGTGACAGAGTACAGACCCATCAGTCTGTGCAATGTCTTGTACAAGATAGTCTCTAAAACCATCACAAACAG GACAAAAATTGAAGAATGGAGGAGAATTCAAGGGGCTTCGCAAGTATATGAAAAGGCATCGGGGCAATttcttaataaagaaaaaactgcTGTCTTTTTTAGCAGAAACTCTTATCAAGCTATAAAGGAAGTTGGCCAGAATTTTGTTTGTGGtacatatgaaaaatacttgggTCTTCCTGCTATTGTAGGAAGGTCTAAGTTTAACACTTTTAGAAGTTTAAAGGAGAGGATTTTGCAGAAAATAGTTAGTTGGGAAAATAAGTTTCTATCCCAAGTTGGGAAAGAAGTCCTTATTAAAGCTGTTTTACAATCCATCCCAACTTATACCATGGGGGTTTTTAAACTCCCAAGCAGACTGTGCAAGGATATTAATGGGATGTTTTCTAAGTTCTGGTGGGGAAAACAACAGGAGGGAAGAGAGATGATATGGAGGAAGTGGGAAAGGCTGAGTGTGCAGATAGGAAAATGGGGCATGGGCTTTAGGGATTTGGAAAGCTTTAACACAGCTCTTCTtgctaaacaagggtggaggattCTCAAGTATCCCCTTAATCTAGTAGCAATAATATTCAGagagaaatatttcaaaaaagagAGCTTTATGGAGGCAAAGTTGGGATCACAACCATTCCTAATATGGAGAATCATATGGTCAGCTAGAAACCTTTTGAAAGAAGGGCTGAGGTGGAGAGTAGGGGATGAAATATGGGGGTCGAAGTGGGTGCCAAGTCCTATCTCTTATGCTGTTCAATCTCCGGTGAAGTTACTGAAAGAAGATGCTAAAGTTGAGGAGCTGATTAAT TTAAGGGAAAGGAATCAAGGAGAAAGTTCAGCAGAAGAGAGGAAGGATGACAGGTGGAACCGAATTTGGGAGCTGAAGGTACCAGGAGTGACAAAACTGTTCATATGTGGAGAGCTACAAATAATTTGTTACCCACAGAAGAAAACCTGTATAAGAGGAAGGTGA